One genomic segment of Streptococcus salivarius includes these proteins:
- the obgE gene encoding GTPase ObgE, with the protein MSMFLDTAKISVKAGRGGDGMVAFRREKYVPNGGPWGGDGGKGGSVIFKVDEGLRTLMDFRYNRKFKAKNGEKGMTKGMHGRGAEDLIVSIPLGTTVRDAETGKVITDMVEDGQEFVIAHGGRGGRGNIRFATPRNPAPEIAENGEPGEERELQLELKILADVGLVGFPSVGKSTILSVVTAAKPKIGAYHFTTIVPNLGMVRTKSGESFAMADLPGLIEGASQGVGLGTQFLRHIERTRVILHVIDMSASEGRDPYEDYLQINKELETYNLRLMERPQIIVANKMDMPGAEENLKEFKEKLAANYDEFDELPQIFPISSLAHQGLENLLEATAELLDETDEFLLYSEDDMEQEEVYYGFNEDERPFEISRDDDASWVLSGEKLEKLFVMTNMERDESIMKFARQLRGMGVDEALRERGAKDGDIVRIGNFEFEFVD; encoded by the coding sequence ATGAGTATGTTTTTAGATACAGCCAAGATTAGTGTCAAAGCTGGTCGTGGTGGTGACGGGATGGTTGCCTTCCGTCGTGAGAAATATGTACCTAATGGCGGTCCTTGGGGCGGTGACGGTGGTAAGGGTGGCTCAGTCATTTTCAAGGTTGACGAAGGCTTACGTACCCTTATGGATTTCCGTTATAATCGTAAATTCAAGGCTAAGAATGGCGAAAAAGGGATGACCAAGGGAATGCACGGTCGAGGTGCTGAAGACCTCATCGTTAGCATCCCGCTTGGTACGACAGTTCGTGATGCTGAGACAGGCAAGGTTATTACTGATATGGTTGAGGATGGCCAAGAGTTTGTCATTGCTCACGGTGGACGTGGTGGACGTGGAAATATCCGTTTTGCGACACCTCGTAACCCTGCTCCTGAAATCGCTGAAAATGGTGAGCCAGGAGAAGAACGTGAACTTCAATTGGAATTGAAGATTTTGGCGGATGTTGGTTTGGTTGGTTTCCCATCTGTTGGTAAATCAACAATCCTCAGTGTGGTAACCGCAGCAAAACCAAAGATTGGTGCCTATCACTTTACGACAATTGTTCCTAACTTGGGGATGGTTCGTACGAAGTCAGGTGAGAGCTTTGCCATGGCTGACCTTCCAGGATTGATTGAGGGGGCTAGCCAGGGTGTTGGTTTGGGAACACAGTTCCTTCGCCATATTGAGCGTACACGTGTTATCCTTCATGTGATTGATATGTCAGCGAGTGAAGGGCGTGATCCTTACGAGGATTATCTTCAAATTAACAAAGAGTTGGAAACTTACAACCTTCGCTTGATGGAACGTCCACAAATTATTGTGGCTAATAAGATGGACATGCCTGGGGCTGAGGAAAACTTGAAAGAGTTTAAGGAAAAATTGGCTGCTAACTATGATGAATTTGATGAGTTGCCACAAATTTTCCCAATTTCAAGTTTGGCTCACCAAGGTTTGGAAAATCTCTTGGAAGCTACTGCAGAGTTACTTGATGAGACTGATGAATTCTTGCTTTATAGCGAAGACGATATGGAACAAGAAGAAGTGTACTACGGCTTTAACGAGGATGAACGTCCATTTGAAATTAGCCGTGATGACGATGCCTCATGGGTACTTTCTGGTGAGAAACTTGAAAAACTCTTTGTCATGACTAACATGGAACGTGACGAATCTATCATGAAATTTGCACGTCAATTACGTGGTATGGGAGTTGATGAAGCGCTTCGTGAACGTGGTGCTAAGGATGGCGACATCGTTCGTATCGGTAACTTCGAGTTTGAGTTTGTTGATTGA
- a CDS encoding OsmC family protein, whose protein sequence is MYQTTIKGDKRFHSLSEGYGAPVELFGYTEDGETPMSLVNIALASCVTMCLQSYFAKYQGIEELAIQIDSNYEEDHFTLAIHLPEDLILENEQELLAFVDNFCRVKKLFREDIQVDISLAK, encoded by the coding sequence ATGTATCAAACAACAATTAAAGGTGACAAACGTTTCCATTCGCTTTCAGAAGGTTACGGAGCACCTGTGGAACTTTTTGGCTATACGGAAGATGGGGAAACACCGATGAGTTTGGTGAATATTGCCTTGGCTTCCTGTGTGACCATGTGTCTACAGAGTTATTTTGCCAAATATCAGGGAATCGAGGAGCTTGCTATTCAAATTGATTCCAACTATGAAGAAGACCATTTCACCCTTGCCATTCATTTACCTGAGGATTTGATTTTGGAAAATGAGCAAGAACTCTTGGCTTTTGTGGATAATTTTTGCCGAGTGAAGAAGCTTTTTCGTGAAGATATTCAGGTTGATATTAGCTTAGCCAAATAA
- the ezrA gene encoding septation ring formation regulator EzrA gives MSSGIVLLIVVVVILVIIAYLIGILIRKRNDSRIAELEERKQSLFDLPVNEEIEEVKKLHLIGQSQTTFREWNQKWVDISTNSFTDIKNHIFEAENMNDTFHFFKASGEINNIESQLDLVEEDIKSIREALSTLKEQEEKNSARVKHALDLYEELQNSIEENSDNFGSTMTEINKQLKNIEAEFAEFVTLNSSGDPIEASSILDRAEEHTIALGQISEKIPAIVAKLEDDFPDQLDDLESGYRKLIEQNYHFPEKNIERRFQEIREAIRSNSSELVSLDLDRAEEENVEIQDKINNLYSIFEREIASYKVVMRHKKILPDYLKHAKENNKKLQEELERLMLTYIFDETYAADVRSFASDISGVETAVLPTLENFEAQVKPFSELEKIFEKSLNTLSAVENGQVEVFENLQAIEKNEAKAREELDIYVNKLHVIKRYMEKRNLPGIPQSFLSVFFSTSAQIEALMDELSRGRINIDAVMRLTETSKNAIDHLEETAYLVVQNATLTEQLLQYSNRYRSFEPAVQSSFEHALKLFEVDHDYDASLEEISYALETVEPGVTDRFVSSYEKTREQIRM, from the coding sequence ATGTCTAGCGGAATTGTTTTACTGATTGTAGTGGTAGTTATACTCGTAATTATCGCTTACTTAATCGGTATTCTTATTAGAAAACGAAATGATTCGCGGATTGCAGAGCTTGAAGAGCGCAAGCAAAGCTTGTTTGACTTGCCAGTTAATGAAGAAATTGAAGAAGTCAAAAAGCTTCACTTGATTGGACAAAGTCAAACAACCTTCCGTGAATGGAATCAGAAATGGGTAGATATCTCAACAAACTCATTTACAGATATTAAGAATCATATTTTCGAAGCTGAAAATATGAATGATACTTTCCATTTCTTCAAGGCTAGTGGTGAAATCAATAACATTGAGAGTCAGTTGGATCTTGTGGAAGAAGACATCAAGTCTATTCGCGAAGCGCTCTCAACCTTGAAAGAACAAGAAGAAAAGAACAGTGCTCGCGTTAAGCATGCATTAGACTTGTACGAAGAGTTGCAAAACTCAATCGAGGAAAACTCTGATAATTTCGGTTCTACCATGACCGAAATCAATAAACAGCTTAAAAACATTGAAGCTGAGTTTGCAGAATTCGTGACGCTTAACTCATCAGGTGACCCTATTGAGGCATCAAGTATTTTGGATCGTGCAGAAGAACACACTATTGCATTGGGTCAAATTTCAGAGAAGATTCCTGCGATTGTAGCTAAGTTGGAGGATGATTTCCCAGATCAGTTAGATGATTTGGAATCTGGCTATCGCAAGTTGATTGAGCAAAATTATCACTTCCCTGAAAAAAATATCGAACGTCGCTTCCAAGAAATTCGTGAAGCTATCCGTTCTAACTCAAGTGAATTGGTTTCTCTTGATTTGGACCGTGCGGAAGAAGAAAACGTTGAGATTCAAGATAAAATCAACAACTTGTATAGTATTTTCGAACGTGAAATTGCCTCATACAAGGTTGTTATGCGTCATAAGAAAATCTTGCCAGACTATCTTAAACACGCTAAAGAAAACAACAAAAAACTTCAAGAAGAGCTTGAGCGTCTCATGTTGACTTATATCTTCGATGAAACTTATGCGGCAGATGTTCGTAGCTTTGCATCTGATATCTCAGGTGTGGAGACAGCTGTGCTTCCAACCCTTGAAAACTTTGAAGCTCAGGTGAAGCCTTTCTCAGAACTTGAAAAGATCTTTGAAAAGAGTCTCAATACCTTGTCTGCTGTTGAAAATGGTCAGGTTGAGGTCTTTGAAAATCTTCAGGCTATTGAGAAAAACGAAGCTAAGGCACGTGAAGAGCTTGATATTTATGTTAATAAATTGCATGTTATCAAGCGTTACATGGAAAAACGTAACCTGCCAGGTATTCCTCAATCCTTCTTGAGTGTCTTCTTCTCAACAAGTGCTCAAATTGAGGCCCTTATGGATGAACTCAGCCGTGGACGTATCAATATCGATGCGGTCATGCGTTTGACAGAAACATCTAAAAATGCCATTGATCATTTGGAAGAAACTGCCTACTTGGTGGTTCAAAATGCAACCTTGACTGAGCAACTCTTGCAATACTCAAATCGCTACCGTTCGTTCGAACCTGCTGTTCAAAGTAGCTTTGAGCATGCACTTAAATTGTTTGAAGTTGATCATGATTATGATGCATCTTTGGAAGAAATCTCTTATGCCTTGGAAACAGTTGAACCAGGTGTGACAGATCGTTTTGTATCATCTTACGAGAAGACACGCGAACAAATTCGTATGTAA
- the serB gene encoding phosphoserine phosphatase SerB: MSEVKGLLVMDVDSTLVQEEVIDLLGEEAGVGQEVAEITERAMRGELDFRQALNERVATLKGLPESIFDKVYARIHFNKGAKKLVDKLHARGFKVGLVSGGFHETVDRLAAEAGIDYVKANHLEVVDGVLTGKVYGEIVTKDVKVAKLKDWAAENGLELSQTIAMGDGANDLPMIKTAGIGIAFCAKPIVREQAPYQITEPDLYKVIEILDEVKK; encoded by the coding sequence ATGTCAGAAGTTAAAGGTTTATTAGTTATGGACGTAGATTCAACGCTAGTCCAAGAAGAAGTTATCGATTTATTGGGTGAAGAAGCAGGCGTTGGTCAAGAAGTTGCTGAAATCACAGAGCGTGCCATGCGTGGAGAATTGGATTTTAGACAGGCCTTAAATGAGCGTGTAGCGACCCTCAAGGGATTGCCAGAGAGTATATTTGATAAGGTCTATGCTCGTATTCATTTCAACAAAGGAGCCAAGAAACTTGTGGATAAACTTCACGCCCGTGGCTTTAAGGTAGGCTTGGTTTCTGGAGGCTTCCATGAGACTGTGGATAGACTAGCAGCTGAAGCAGGAATTGATTATGTCAAGGCTAATCACCTAGAGGTGGTTGATGGTGTCTTAACTGGTAAGGTTTATGGTGAGATTGTTACCAAAGATGTCAAGGTAGCCAAACTCAAAGATTGGGCAGCAGAAAATGGTCTCGAACTCTCGCAAACCATTGCAATGGGTGACGGTGCCAATGATTTACCTATGATTAAGACAGCTGGTATCGGCATCGCCTTTTGTGCCAAACCAATTGTTCGTGAACAAGCTCCCTACCAAATCACAGAACCAGACTTGTATAAGGTAATCGAGATTTTGGATGAGGTTAAGAAATAG
- a CDS encoding DUF4044 domain-containing protein encodes MAFGDNGPRKKSFFERLTVLVVLIMLLVTVGALIFQAVAAVL; translated from the coding sequence GTGGCATTTGGAGATAACGGACCACGTAAGAAATCATTTTTTGAACGTCTAACAGTATTGGTCGTTTTGATTATGCTATTAGTAACAGTTGGGGCATTGATTTTCCAAGCAGTCGCAGCTGTCCTTTAA
- a CDS encoding ABC transporter substrate-binding protein/permease, whose translation MKKKLLTLFLSAMSVFFVFGVKVSAETISVVSDTAYAPFEFKDSDQTYKGIDVDIINEVAKRKNWDVNQTFPGFDAAVNAVQSGQADALMAGTTVTDARKKVFTFSDTYYDTSIVIYTRSSDKVSDYKQLKGKTVGVKNGTAAQTWLDKNASKYGFTVKTFDTSDLMNNSLDSGSVDAAMDDTPVVKYAIGQGKDYAINIKPESIGSFAFAVKKGGKHENLIKDFNEALKEMKKDGTYDKIMNKWLGDSEKSSSSKPSADLKLTGDANAKATPAKETYTISMDSSFAPFEYQNGSGKYVGIDVDIINAIAKNQGFNVKLTNPGFDASLNAVQSSQADAVLAGMTITDARKQIFDFSDPYYTSNIRLAVAKGSKVKSYKDLKGKTVGAKNGTSSYSWLEDHAGEYGFTVRAYDEASTMYDSLNSGSIDALMDDEAVLLYAIQQGRNFTTPIEGIATGEVGFAVKKGTNPELIEMFNNGLAAIVKDGTYDKIINKYLDSNKSKEGSSKKATDETTIVGLIKNNYKQLLQGLGITLGLTLLSFAIAMIIGVIFGMMAVAPNKTLRVISQVFVDVVRGIPLMIVAAFIYWGIPNLIENITGHQSPINDFVAATIALSLNGGAYIAEIVRGGIEAVPIGQMEASRSLGVPYNTTMRKVILPQAVRLMLPNFINQFVISLKDTTIVSAIGLVELFQTGKIIIARNYQSFRMYAILAILYLVIITCLTKLAKRLEKRLK comes from the coding sequence ATGAAGAAAAAACTTCTGACACTCTTCTTGAGTGCCATGTCAGTTTTCTTTGTTTTCGGAGTTAAGGTATCTGCTGAAACAATTTCAGTCGTTTCAGACACAGCCTATGCCCCATTTGAATTCAAAGATTCTGATCAGACCTACAAAGGTATCGACGTTGATATCATCAACGAAGTTGCCAAACGTAAAAATTGGGATGTTAACCAAACCTTCCCTGGTTTCGATGCAGCTGTTAACGCTGTTCAATCAGGCCAAGCAGACGCCCTAATGGCCGGTACTACTGTTACCGATGCACGTAAGAAGGTCTTCACTTTCTCAGACACTTATTACGACACTTCAATTGTTATCTATACACGTAGCAGCGACAAAGTCAGCGACTACAAACAATTGAAGGGTAAAACAGTCGGTGTTAAAAACGGTACCGCTGCTCAAACTTGGCTTGATAAAAACGCTAGCAAATATGGTTTTACAGTTAAAACTTTTGACACTAGCGACTTGATGAACAATAGCTTGGATTCTGGTTCTGTTGACGCAGCTATGGACGACACACCAGTTGTTAAATACGCTATTGGTCAAGGAAAAGACTATGCTATCAACATTAAGCCTGAATCTATCGGTAGCTTCGCTTTCGCTGTTAAAAAAGGCGGAAAACACGAAAATCTTATCAAAGACTTCAACGAAGCTCTTAAGGAAATGAAGAAAGACGGCACCTACGACAAAATCATGAACAAATGGTTGGGTGACTCAGAAAAATCTTCTTCATCAAAACCTTCAGCAGATCTTAAATTGACTGGTGATGCTAATGCAAAAGCCACTCCTGCTAAGGAAACCTACACTATCTCAATGGACTCATCTTTTGCTCCATTCGAATACCAAAATGGTTCAGGTAAATATGTAGGTATCGATGTTGATATCATCAATGCTATTGCTAAAAACCAAGGCTTCAATGTCAAATTGACAAACCCTGGTTTCGATGCATCACTTAATGCTGTACAATCTAGCCAAGCTGATGCCGTATTGGCTGGTATGACCATCACTGATGCTCGTAAACAAATCTTTGACTTTTCTGATCCTTACTACACATCAAACATTCGTTTGGCTGTAGCTAAAGGAAGTAAGGTTAAATCTTACAAGGATCTTAAAGGTAAGACTGTAGGAGCTAAAAACGGTACGTCATCTTACTCATGGTTGGAAGACCACGCTGGTGAATATGGCTTTACTGTTCGTGCTTACGATGAAGCTTCTACTATGTATGACAGCTTGAACTCTGGTTCAATCGATGCTCTTATGGATGATGAAGCCGTTCTTCTATACGCTATCCAACAAGGACGTAACTTTACAACACCAATTGAAGGTATTGCTACTGGTGAAGTCGGATTTGCTGTTAAAAAAGGCACTAACCCTGAGTTGATTGAGATGTTCAACAATGGTTTGGCTGCTATCGTTAAAGATGGTACTTACGATAAGATTATCAATAAATACCTTGATAGCAACAAATCAAAAGAAGGAAGCTCAAAAAAAGCTACCGATGAAACAACCATCGTAGGCTTGATTAAAAACAACTACAAACAACTTCTCCAAGGTCTTGGAATTACCCTTGGATTGACCCTTCTTTCATTTGCTATTGCCATGATTATCGGTGTTATCTTCGGTATGATGGCAGTTGCACCAAACAAGACACTCCGCGTGATTTCTCAAGTCTTTGTTGACGTGGTTCGTGGTATCCCATTGATGATTGTTGCAGCCTTCATCTACTGGGGTATTCCTAACTTGATTGAAAATATCACTGGTCACCAATCACCAATCAATGACTTTGTGGCAGCGACAATTGCCCTCTCACTTAACGGTGGTGCTTACATTGCCGAAATTGTACGTGGTGGTATCGAAGCTGTTCCTATTGGTCAGATGGAAGCCAGTCGAAGCTTGGGTGTCCCTTACAATACAACAATGCGTAAGGTTATCTTGCCACAGGCGGTTCGCTTGATGTTGCCAAACTTCATCAACCAATTTGTTATCTCATTGAAAGATACGACTATCGTATCAGCTATCGGTTTGGTTGAACTCTTCCAAACTGGTAAAATCATCATTGCTCGTAACTACCAATCATTCCGTATGTATGCAATCTTGGCCATCCTTTACTTGGTCATCATCACATGCTTGACGAAATTGGCTAAACGACTAGAAAAGAGACTTAAATAA
- a CDS encoding amino acid ABC transporter ATP-binding protein: MAELKIDVQDLHKSYGDNEVLKGIDAKFYEGDVVCIIGPSGSGKSTFLRTLNLLETVTSGKVVVDGYELSDSKTNLDKARENIGMVFQHFNLFPHMTVLENVTFAPVELGRMNKEEADKLAMDLLDRVGLADKADAMPDSLSGGQKQRVAIARGLAMNPDIMLFDEPTSALDPEMVGDVLNVMKELAEQGMTMIIVTHEMGFARQVANRVIFTADGEFLEDGTPDQIFDNPQHPRLKEFLDKVLNA, encoded by the coding sequence ATGGCTGAATTGAAAATCGATGTGCAGGACTTGCACAAATCATACGGCGACAATGAAGTCCTTAAAGGCATTGACGCCAAATTCTACGAAGGTGACGTTGTATGTATCATCGGTCCTTCAGGTTCAGGTAAATCAACCTTCCTTCGTACGCTTAACCTACTTGAAACAGTGACATCTGGTAAAGTAGTCGTTGATGGCTATGAATTATCAGATTCTAAGACAAATCTTGACAAAGCCCGTGAAAATATCGGAATGGTCTTCCAACATTTCAACCTTTTCCCACATATGACAGTCCTTGAAAACGTGACATTTGCACCTGTTGAACTCGGACGTATGAACAAGGAAGAAGCTGATAAATTAGCTATGGATCTTCTTGATCGTGTGGGACTTGCTGACAAGGCAGATGCAATGCCAGATAGCCTATCAGGTGGACAAAAACAACGTGTGGCAATTGCCCGTGGTTTGGCAATGAATCCTGATATCATGCTCTTTGACGAACCGACTTCTGCCCTTGACCCTGAAATGGTCGGAGACGTTCTTAACGTTATGAAAGAATTGGCAGAGCAAGGTATGACCATGATTATCGTTACTCACGAAATGGGATTTGCTCGTCAAGTTGCCAACCGAGTAATCTTTACTGCGGACGGTGAGTTCCTCGAAGATGGTACTCCAGATCAAATCTTTGATAACCCACAACACCCACGTTTGAAAGAATTCTTGGACAAGGTTCTAAACGCCTAA
- a CDS encoding GyrI-like domain-containing protein codes for MSDFQTMDDFAVFVNEYLTPDQLSVQAYSYASDQQELSLLVTVDDYEMMCRWHAVWTFSGLHQAFFQSVMDLDNSFSIDSDSLAMKVRLRDQELLFQAKGLEMVVVDLPEPLFRLADVSFNEGGKHFTYLCEDQSVAAEDWILVPIGSGNAEKEAFVEKISYVLADEVPVELTKLKKVIQKLDLVTVRYDVKVVRKGFLSFSGMAFEGEELGKPTDFLWVPFLAEQDDLAVPTYGIRINDGSRKTYVTALAGEDDSMEMIALAPATYAVFKLRGPATAAVWESFHYAKKHFEMIDQPTVEVYPPGNRQAEDYEMEVWIPIKEEV; via the coding sequence ATGTCAGATTTTCAAACCATGGATGACTTTGCGGTCTTTGTTAATGAATACCTGACACCAGACCAATTGAGCGTTCAAGCCTATTCTTATGCGTCAGACCAACAGGAGCTCTCTCTTCTTGTGACCGTTGATGATTATGAGATGATGTGTCGTTGGCATGCTGTCTGGACTTTTTCAGGGTTACACCAGGCCTTCTTTCAGTCTGTAATGGACTTGGATAACAGCTTTTCTATTGATAGTGATAGCTTGGCTATGAAAGTGCGTTTAAGGGATCAAGAGCTCTTGTTTCAAGCAAAGGGGCTTGAGATGGTGGTTGTCGATTTGCCTGAGCCCCTTTTTCGTTTAGCTGATGTGTCTTTTAACGAAGGAGGAAAGCACTTTACCTACCTTTGTGAAGATCAAAGTGTTGCAGCAGAAGATTGGATCTTGGTTCCTATAGGTTCTGGTAATGCTGAAAAAGAAGCATTTGTGGAAAAAATTTCCTATGTCTTAGCAGATGAGGTTCCAGTCGAGCTTACGAAACTGAAAAAGGTGATTCAAAAGTTGGATTTAGTAACCGTTCGTTATGATGTGAAGGTTGTTCGAAAGGGATTTTTGAGTTTTTCAGGGATGGCTTTTGAGGGCGAGGAACTAGGTAAGCCGACAGACTTTCTTTGGGTACCCTTTTTGGCAGAACAAGATGATTTGGCTGTTCCTACCTATGGTATTCGAATCAATGATGGCAGTCGCAAGACTTATGTAACGGCCTTGGCTGGTGAGGATGATAGTATGGAAATGATTGCTCTTGCACCAGCTACTTATGCGGTTTTTAAACTTAGAGGGCCTGCAACAGCAGCTGTTTGGGAGAGTTTTCATTATGCTAAGAAACATTTTGAAATGATTGATCAGCCAACTGTAGAGGTTTATCCACCAGGGAATCGTCAGGCTGAAGATTATGAAATGGAAGTTTGGATTCCAATAAAGGAGGAAGTATAG
- a CDS encoding DMT family transporter: protein MKNKIILGCLAAATCEILFGLSFIFTKSITAQVSDLALISWRFVTAFLFINLYFLFSRRRLKINGRNLKPLTRIAILNPIIYFICETIGIRMTTASESGAFLACIPVVALIMSSLILKEWPSRWQVVGVITTLIGIIIAVFAAGGSTHFSLVGYLILGLAVVSYALYCVDVERASQFSSLEITYFMLASGCLTFGLFALSQGFLAGDLKELLLLPVSNPKFTITILYQGLGCSVLGYLLSNFAIANIGVNRTASFIGISTIISILAAVVVLGEPFSQLQIFAGILVVLGVYVANKT from the coding sequence ATGAAAAATAAAATCATCTTAGGATGCTTAGCTGCAGCGACCTGTGAGATTCTCTTTGGGCTCAGTTTTATCTTTACCAAATCTATTACAGCACAGGTCAGTGACCTGGCTTTAATCTCTTGGCGCTTTGTCACCGCCTTCCTTTTTATCAACCTCTATTTCCTATTCAGCCGACGTCGGCTAAAAATTAACGGTAGAAATCTTAAACCCCTGACACGTATTGCCATCCTCAATCCGATAATCTATTTTATCTGTGAAACCATTGGCATTCGTATGACGACGGCTTCTGAAAGTGGAGCCTTTCTTGCCTGCATCCCAGTCGTTGCCCTTATCATGTCTAGCCTTATTTTAAAAGAATGGCCCAGCCGTTGGCAGGTGGTCGGTGTCATCACAACCCTCATCGGTATCATCATAGCTGTCTTTGCTGCTGGCGGCTCTACCCACTTCTCCTTGGTGGGCTACTTGATTCTAGGTCTAGCAGTCGTCTCCTACGCCCTCTATTGCGTTGATGTCGAAAGAGCCAGTCAATTCAGTAGCCTTGAGATTACCTACTTTATGCTTGCCAGTGGTTGCCTGACATTTGGACTCTTTGCACTCAGCCAAGGCTTTCTAGCAGGTGATTTGAAAGAGCTCTTGCTTCTCCCTGTGAGCAATCCAAAATTCACTATCACTATCCTTTATCAAGGCTTGGGATGCAGTGTTCTGGGCTATCTGCTATCAAATTTTGCCATCGCAAATATCGGGGTCAACCGAACAGCATCCTTTATTGGGATTTCGACCATTATCTCAATTCTAGCTGCTGTTGTCGTCTTAGGAGAACCCTTCTCGCAACTACAAATTTTTGCAGGCATTTTAGTCGTCCTGGGCGTCTATGTAGCCAATAAAACCTAA
- a CDS encoding pseudouridine synthase, which yields MRLDKFLVDCGVGSRSQVKTFLKKKQVTVNGQVETSPKTQIDENQDQIAFQGQALTHETFVYYLLNKPQGVISATEDARHKTVLDLLDDTARHKQVFPVGRLDIDTHGLLLLTNNGDLAHAMLSPKKHVDKIYQAKVDGIMEQEDILAFEKGIELKDHTCQPAKLEIVSVDRDAGTSLVQITIAEGKFHQVKRMVAACGKEVTELQRLSMGPLSLPDDLELGAWRRLTEEELEALAVFGIPLA from the coding sequence ATGCGTCTGGATAAGTTTTTGGTTGATTGTGGTGTTGGTAGTCGCAGTCAAGTCAAGACCTTTCTCAAAAAGAAGCAAGTAACCGTAAATGGTCAGGTGGAGACGTCGCCCAAGACTCAGATTGATGAGAATCAAGACCAGATTGCTTTTCAAGGTCAAGCATTAACACACGAGACCTTTGTTTACTATCTGTTAAATAAGCCTCAGGGTGTTATTTCAGCGACGGAGGATGCCCGTCACAAGACAGTACTTGATTTACTGGATGATACAGCACGACATAAGCAGGTCTTTCCTGTTGGTCGTTTGGATATTGATACTCACGGTCTCCTGCTTTTGACAAATAATGGCGATTTAGCTCACGCTATGCTGTCTCCAAAGAAACATGTTGATAAGATTTATCAGGCTAAGGTGGATGGAATCATGGAGCAGGAGGATATTCTGGCTTTTGAAAAAGGGATTGAACTCAAAGACCACACTTGCCAACCAGCTAAACTAGAGATTGTATCCGTAGATAGGGATGCTGGGACGAGCTTGGTTCAGATTACCATTGCTGAGGGGAAATTCCATCAGGTTAAGCGTATGGTAGCTGCTTGTGGTAAGGAAGTGACAGAGTTACAACGCCTAAGTATGGGGCCTTTAAGTCTGCCAGATGATTTAGAACTTGGTGCTTGGCGACGTTTAACCGAGGAGGAGTTGGAAGCTTTAGCTGTTTTTGGAATTCCTTTGGCTTAA
- a CDS encoding PaaI family thioesterase has product MQDKLHEIRVFENFQEELFETGHVIVTTKVVEKSLNYFGNAHGGYLFTLCDQVAGLVAISTGDYAVTLQSNINYLKAGHLSDQLKIEGLCVHNGKTTKVVEVVITNQEEKILTRATFTMYVTGSVEK; this is encoded by the coding sequence ATGCAAGACAAACTACATGAAATCCGTGTGTTTGAGAATTTTCAAGAAGAACTATTTGAGACGGGACATGTCATCGTGACAACTAAAGTAGTCGAGAAGTCCCTGAATTATTTTGGTAATGCTCACGGGGGCTATTTGTTTACGCTTTGTGATCAGGTCGCAGGGCTTGTAGCCATTTCAACAGGTGACTATGCGGTGACGCTTCAGTCTAATATCAATTATCTCAAGGCAGGGCATTTGTCTGACCAACTCAAGATTGAAGGCCTGTGTGTTCATAATGGTAAGACGACTAAGGTGGTGGAAGTTGTCATTACTAATCAGGAAGAGAAAATCCTTACAAGGGCTACATTTACCATGTATGTGACAGGGTCGGTCGAGAAATAG